CTGGCCGAACGGCTGGGCCGCCGAATCGACTCCGCGCGCGGCGACTGGCAGGTGGGTCGAGCACTGGTGGCGCAGGGGCGCAGCGACGAAGCGGACGGGTACCTGGCCCGCGCGGCGGCCGACCTCACCGACCCGCGGGACCGCGCGGAGGCGACGGCGCTGCGGGCCTTGAACATGTACTGGGGAGGTCGACGGCCCGACCGTGCCCGTGCGGTGATCGACGCGGGCCGCCGCGAGCTGCCCACCGAGGCACTTTCCGGGCTGCTCGCCGCAGAGGTGGGGGTCGCGGCGTTCGGCGGCGACGCGGGCGGTGCCCGGGCGTCCATGGCGCGGTTGGCCGCCGATCGGCCCCGGGACCCCCTGCTGGCGACGGCCGTCGCGGCGCTGCTCCCGTACCTGCTGCTGTTCAGCGGGCAGCCGGGACGGGCGGTGCGGATGTTCGACACCGGCGACGTCGACATCCCGGAGACCTGGCCGACGATGCGGGCCGCGACGCAGGCCTGCCACGTGCAGTCCCTGCTGTTGTCCGGACGGCTGCACGAGGCCGAACGACTGGCTCAGTGCTACTACCAGGACGCGGTGGCCCGGGGCGTCGCGGACGCGGTCGGGCTGCTCGCCTTCTCCCGGGGCAAGTGTGCCTATCACGCCGGGCAGATGCGCCGGTCGATGCGCTGGCTGCACGAGGCGCGCACCCTCGCCGCCAACACCCTGTTCCCGATCCGGGACTACGTGCTGTCGGCCAACGCCTACGTGGCGGCGCAGTTGGGTGAGCTGGCCGAGAGCAGACGACTGCTGCGGCAGCTCATCGACGACCGTGCCGACGGCGACGGGAACTCCGGCGGCCTGGTGGCCATCGACGCCGAGCTGACCACGGCCTGGCTGACCGCCGCCGAGGGACGGCCGGCCACGGCCACCGCCATGCTGCGCGAGCTGCACGGGCGGGCTGAGCAGGCGACGACGGTCACGGTCGAGTGCCTGCACCTGCTCTCCCGCCTGGAGCCCAGCGTCGCGACCGCTGAGCAACTGGCCAAGGCCACGGCCGACTGTGACAGTCCGCTGTTCGAACTGTGGTCCGACTACGCCCACGCGCTCGCCGGCGACGACCCGGCGGCGCTGGAACGGGTCGGCACCGCGCTGGAGGCCAGTGGATACCTGACGCTCGGCTTGGAGGCGGTGGTCGCCGCCGAGGCGGCGTGCGGGCGCCGCGGCGACCAACGCCGGGCGAACCTGCTGGCCCGTCGGGCGGATCTGCTACGGGAACGGTGCGACGGATACTGGCCGCCCCTGAGCCCTCGGCCAACGGACCGGGACGGGCTGACTCCGCGGGAACGGCAGATCTGCGAACTGGCCTCGACCGGGCACGACAACGCGGCGATCGCGGCGGAGTTGGTGTTGTCGGTGCGGACCGTGGAGAACCATCTTCAGCGGGCGTACGTCAAGCTCGGCGTGCGGGGCCGGAACGGACTGACCAAGGCGATCGACGCACGGCAGGCCGGTTGAGGGCGGCTGCGACCGCACGGCACCCGTCCAGCATCCGGTGACCCGGCGCCATGGCCGGGTCAGCCGGTGCGCCGGGTCAGCCGGTGCGCCGGGAGCGGGCCAGAGCCAGCCCACCGAGGACCATGGCGATCAGCCCCACCACCAGGGCCACGTAGGCCCCGCCTCGCCCGTTGCCGGTGCCGATGCCGCTGTCGGAGGTGGCCACCACCAGCCCGCCGAGGGCCAGGCCGATCAGCCCTCCGGCCAGGGCCATGGTGGCCCCGAGGAGCCCGTTGCTGGTGCCGATACGACCGGTGGGGCGGGCCAGCGCCAGCCCACCGATGATCGCGCCGGCCAGCCCCAGCACGGCGGCCACGCTTGCCCCGAGTCGCCCGGCGCTCATGGCGTAGACATCGGCGGCGGTCGGCTGGGCCGAGACGTTCGCTACCGCCGGTGCGGCGAACCCGAAACCTCCGAGCAGGACGGCTCCGGCCACGGTGAGTACACGTCGGACTGACGTCAGGGCTCCCGGTGGGTTCATGTTCTCTCCAAATTCGTGCGGCTGCCTGCCGAGGTTTCGGATGCCGCCTGATCATGTCGCCGGGCGCACCGCCAGTCGTCCAGCAGATGCAGGCAATTCGCGCTGCCGCCGATGACGCACCCGACTACTGCGGACGCCGCAGGCGCCGGGAAGGTACTGCGTTCGCGGTAGACAGCCGCTCGTCCGTGAGCAGGAGTCGCCAGCAGCGACATCGGACTAAGGTGCGGCCATGAGCACAGGACGGTCCGGCGATCGGGCCGCTGTCACCGATTGGGCGATCGCCGTTTGCGTGGCAGCGGTGCTGGTGGTCGCCGGGCTGTCCGAGAACCACTCCACCACGGACCTTGACCTACTCGGCTACGTACTGTTGGTGGCCGGTGGGCTGGCTCTGGTCGCGCGCCGCCGGGCTCCGGTTCCCGTCCTGGCCGTCACCGGGCTGTGCGCGGTGGGTTACCAGGCGGTCGGTTTTGACGTGCCCGCCGTCGCGTTCCTGTTCGCGGTGTACGCCGCCGTACGGGCGGGCCACCGCGTCAGCACGGTCCTAGCGGCGGTGCTGATGCTGGCCGCTCTCCCGGTCGCGGCCCTCGCCCTGCCGCAGGACATGTCCGTGGCCGAGGCGCTCGCTCGCGCCCGGGGTGCCCTGGAGGTGGCCTGGCTGGTCGCCGCCGGTGCCGCGGGTGAAGCGCTGCGGCAGGCCGAGCGGCGGGCGGACGAAGCCGAGCGCACCCGGGAGGAGACCGCGCGCCGCCGCGCTGACGAGGAGCGGCTGCACATCGCGCGGGAGTTGCACGACTCGCTCACCCACCAGATCTCGATCATCAAGGTGCAGGCCGAGGTGGCTGTCCACCTGGCCCGCAAACGGGGTGAAGAGGTGCCGGAGGCGCTGTTGGCGATCCGGGAGGCCGGTCGCGAGGCGACCCGGGAGCTGCGAGCGACCCTGGAGGCGCTGCGCGACGACGACACGACCCCGCCGCATGGGCTCGACCATCTCCCGGAACTGGTGGAACGGGCCCGGCTGACCGGCCTGGACGCGACGTTGACGATCGGAGGGCAACGCCACGAGGTGCCGGCCGCGGTGGACCGGACCGCGTACCGGATCGTTCAGGAGTCCCTCACCAACATCGCCCGTCACGCGGCCGCCGCGACGGCGTCGGTCCGGATCGACTACCGTCCGGACGCCCTCGCGATCCGAGTCGACGACGACGGCGAGGCCACGCCGGACACCGCCCCGATGCCTGGCGTCGGGCTGCTCGGGATGCGCGAGCGAGTCACCGCCCTCGGCGGTCGCCTGCGGGCGGAGCCGCGCAACGGGGGCGGCTTCACCGTCCACGCCGAACTCCCCGTGGGCCGCACGTCATGATCCGCGTACTGCTGGTCGACGATCAGCCGCTGCTGCGCAGCGGCTTCCGCGCGCTCCTCGACGTCGAAGACGACATCGAGGTGGTGGCCGAGGCCGCCGACGGCAGGGAGGGCCTGGTTCTCGCCAGGGAACACCTGCCCGACATCGCGCTCATCGATATCCAGATGCCGGTCATGGACGGCATCGAGGCGACCCGGCGGATCGCCGCGGACCCGACCCTGGCCCGGGTGCACGTCGTCATCCTGACCAACTACGGCCTCGACGAACACGTTTTCCACGCGCTGCGCGCCGGCGCCGCCGGGTTCCTGGTCAAGGACATCGAGCCGGCGGACTTTCTGCACGCCATCCGGGTCGCCGCGCGCGGCGACGCGCTGCTCGCCCCGTCGATCACCCGCAAGCTGATCAACCGGTACGTCACCGAGCCGCTCCACACCGGCGTCGGCACGACGCTGAAGGGGCTGACCACCCGCGAACGCGAGACCGTCGCCCTCCTCGCGCAGGGCCTGTCCAACGACCAGATCGCCGAACGCATGGTGATCAGCCCGATGACCGCCAAGACCCACATCAACCGGGCGATGACCAAGCTCCATGCCCGTGACCGCGCCCAACTCGTGGTCCTCGCCTACGAATCCGGCCTGGTGGTCCCGCGCAACCGCTGACGCCCGCCGACCTCGGTGGTGGCGCTCAGCGGGTCTTCTTCGTTGCCCGCTTGCGAGGCGGCGTCAGCAGGTCGGCGATTGCCGCGATCGCGGAGGGCACAAGGCGGTAGTACGCCCAGACGCCGCGCTTCTCGCGCTCGAGCAGGCCGGCCTCGGTGAGGATCCGAAGGTGATGACTCACGGTCGGTTGGGAGAGGCCAAGCGGCGCGGTGAGGTCAGTCACGGACGCCTCGCCCTGCGGAGCGGCCTGGATCAGACTGAGCAGTCGCAGCCGGGCCGGATCGGCGAATGCCTTCAGCACTCCCGCGAGCCGCTCGGCATCGGCGCGTTTGATCGGCTCGCCGGCCAGCGGCGAGATTGCAGGCATACCAGTTTTCGCAGCTCCCACGTCTTCCATCGTTTCACAGTCGGCGTCAGCGGGGCGGCATCTCCCGCCGGGACGGGAACGGCGTGCCGGGCTGACCGAGAGTGGATCGGGCGCGCAGCCCGACCGGGTCCGGGGCGGCGGTGGGTGGCGCGACAGCCGACTCCGGGGCCCGCCGGGCGTCCAGGTACGCGGCGGCGGCCCGGTCGTCGTCGGTCGGCGCGGCGAGCAGGGCGTAGAGCAGACCAACCACGCCGAAGATCACCGCCAACACGATTGGCACCAGCAGGTTGCCCATCCCGGTGCCGGCCACATCGGTCACGCCACCCTCAGCCTCGTGCTGGTGCACCGAGAGGGCGCTCATGCCGGTGAAGTGCATGCCGTTCACGGCGACGCCCATGACCAGCGCGGAAGCGAAGATCGCCAGTGGTCGGCGGACGGTCATGGCGAGCCACAGTGCGACGGTGGCCGCCACTACCGCGATCACCACCGAGAGCGCGACCCGGGTGGTGTCGTAGCCGAGGCTGCCGTTCAGGCGCATCGCCGCCATTCCGGTGTAGTGCATGGCGGCCACGCCGGCACCGGTGAAGATGCCGCCGGCGACCAGCCGTACCGGGTTCAGCCGGCCGGTGCCCACGATGGCCAGACCGATGCCGACCGCCACCACGGCGATGACCGTACTGGCCGCGGTGAGCGGTACGTCGTACCGGATCCGGGTGCCGTCGACGGCGAAGCCGAGCATGGCCATGAAGTGCATCGCCCAGATGGCGGTGCCGCCGATGGCCCAGGCGGCCAGCAGCCCCCACCAGGCACGCTGGCCGGCGGTTCCGGCCGTACGGATACGCCCGGCGCAGATGAGCCCGAGGACCGAACCGAGGACGGACAGCGCGTAGCTCAGCGCGGGTGTGATCCACCCGTACTCAAAGTGATTGATCTCCGCCACGGCGGCCTTCTCCCCATTCGTTACCGGCGCGTACGGAAGCGCCCGGGCAATGATCGGGGGTGCCCGGAGCAGGCGCAACAGCGCCCCGGGCCCAATTCGGGGGGTGCTGTTGCGGTGACCGTGTGATGCGTCGATTGCTCAGCGGCGATGACCGAAAGTGATGATCAGGCGGAGGTGTGGTAGGCCAGCACGCCCCGGTTGATGGCCGAAATCGCCTGCCGGGCGGTGGAGCGCAGCTCCGGCGACGCGCCGCCGGAGTCGGCAAGTTGACCGAGGAGATCGACCACCTGCCGCGCCCACCGGACGAAGTCACCGGCCGGCATCTCGCCGTCGATCTCGTGACCGCTGCCGAGCACCTTGGCCAGTGCTTCGCCTCGGGCCCACCGGAAGACCGGCCAGGCGAAGCCGAGATCGGGCTCCCGGGTCGCGGTCAGGCCGCGCGCCGCCTCGTCGGCCTCGATCTCGCCCCACAGCTTCAGCGTCTCGTCCACCGCGTCGGCCACCGGCCCGCGGGGCAGCGACGCCCGCTCGTCGACGTCGCGGCGCGCCTCGAAGACCACCACGGACACCGCGGCGGCCAGCTCGGCCGGGGTGAGCCCGTCCCACACGCCACGGCGCAGGCACTCGGCGACCAGCAGATCCGCCTCGGTCCAGATCCGGCCGAGCATCCGACCGGCGTCGGTGACCGCGCCGTCGCGGGCGAGGTAGCCGCGCTCGGTCAGCAGGGCGACGATCCGGTCGAAGGTCCGGGCCAACGAGCCCGTACGCCCGGAGACCCGCTCGCGCAACTCCTCGGTGTCGCGCTCCAGGCGCCGGCGCCGCTCCGCCCAGCGGGCGTGCTCCTCCCGCTCCGGGCAGGCGTGACAGGGGTGGTTGCGCAGCTCGGTGCGGAGCTGGGTGAGCCGGTGGTCCTCGCCGGTCACCTGCCGGGAGCGGCCACCGCGTCGGCCGCCGTGCCGGTCCAGGCCGGTGCCGCTGACCTCGGCGGCGAGATCGCGCCGGGCGCCCGGCGAGCGGTGGTTGAAGTGCTTGGGCACCCGGATCCGGGCCAGCACCTCGGCCGGGGTGGTGAAGTCGCCGGGGCTGACCCGCCCGGCCCAACGGTCCTGGGTGAGCACCAGGGGCCGGGGCTCGCCGAACCCGCCGGTCGCCGGGTCCAGCACAACGGCCAGCCCGGCCCGCCGGCCCGACGGCACCCGGATCACGTCACCGATCCGCAGCCGCTCCAGAGACGCCACCGCGGCGGCCTTGCGCTGGGACTGCCCCTGCCGGGCGATGGCCTTCTCCCGGTCGGCGATCGCCACCCGCAGCGCGAAGTACTCGTCGAATTCGCCGTGGTGGCAGGCGGCCTCCGCGCCGTACGCCTCGATGGTCTCGGTGTTGCGCTGCACCTGCCGCGCCAGGCCGACCACCGACCGGTCCGCCTGGAACTGGGCGAACGAGGACTCCAGCAGGGCTCGGGCCGGCTCCGCCCCGACCGTGCCGACCAGGTTCACCGCCATGTTGTACGAGGGCCGGAAGCTGGAGCGCAGCGGGTAGGTGCGAGTGGAGGCGAGCCCGGCCACGTGCCGCGGGTCGGTCTCCGGGGACCACACCACCACGGCGTGCCCCTCGACGTCGATGCCGCGCCGGCCGGCCCGCCCGGTGAGCTGGGTGTACTCCCCCGGGGTCAGGTCGACGTGTGCCTCGCCGTTGTACTTGACCAGCCGCTCCAGGACCACGCAGCGGGCCGGCATGTTGATGCCCAGCGCGAGGGTCTCGGTGGCGAAGACCGCCTTGACCAGGCCCCGGACGAACAGCTCCTCGACGATCTCCTTGAACACCGGCAGCATGCCGGCGTGGTGGGCGGCCAGGCCGCGCTCCAACCCGTCGAGCCACTCCCAGTAGCCCAGCACCGACAGGTCCTCGCCGGGGATGGCGGTGACCCGGGACTCGACCACCCGGCGGATCTCGGCCCGCTCCTCGGGCGAGGTGAGCCGCAGCCCGGCGGCGAGGCACTGCTGCACCGCGGCGGCGCAGCCGGCCCGGCTGAAGATGAACAGGATCGCCGGCAGCAGACCTTCACGGTCGAGTCGGTCGACGATGTCCGGGCGCATCGGGCCACGCCAGCGCGGGCCGCGCCGGCCGGCGCCGGGTCCGGCGCTGCGCCCCTCCCCCAGCTCCAGGCGGCGGACGGTGTCGCGGGTGTAGCGCAGCAGCTCCGGGTGCACGTCGTGCTTGCGGGCGGCGTCGGCGTCGTGGAACAGGTCGAACATCCGCTTGCCGACCAGCATGTGCTGCCACAGCGGCACCGGCCGGTGCTCGCTGACCACCACGGCGGTCTCGCCGCGCACGGTGACCAGCCAGTCGGCGAACTCCTCGGCGTTGGAGACGGTCGCCGACAGCGAAACCAGGGTGACCGAGGCGGGCAGGTGGATGATCACCTCTTCCCACACCCCGCCGCGGAACCGGTCGGCGAGGTAGTGCACCTCGTCCATCACCACGTAGGCCAGCCCCTGCAGGGTGCTGGAGCCCGCGTAGAGCATGTTGCGCAGCACCTCGGTGGTCATCACCACCACCGGCGCGTCGCCGTTGATCGCGTTGTCGCCGGTGAGCAGACCGACCTGCGCGGCGCCGTACCGGGCGACCAGGTCGTGGTACTTCTGGTTGGACAGCGCCTTGATCGGCGTGGTGTAGAAGCACTTGCGCCGGACCGGTGGGGTCGCCGGATCGTCGGACGCCGCCGGGTCGCCGGGCCGCCCGCGCAGCGCCAGGTGTACGGCGAACTCCCCGACCACGGTCTTGCCGGCTCCGGTGGGGGCGCACACCAGCACCCCGCTGCCCCGCTCCAGGGACTGACACGCCTCCCGCTGGAAGTCGTCGAGGTCGAACCCCAGGTCAAGGGCGAACTCGTCCAGCGCCGGAAACTCTGAGGCCTGTGCGGCCCGGCGGCGCGCCGCGACGTACCGCTCGGCGGGGCTCGACATGGTTCCAAGATTAGTGCGTGCCGGGACAGGACACCCGACAAGGCCGTCTGGAGGCGCCGCCGGGGGCGGTCGGTAGGGTGCACGGCGTGCCGGACCATGCCGAACCGCCCCTGACTCGTCCGCCGGGCAGCGCCGAAGACGCCGCCGCCCCCCGGGCGTCCCGACGGCCCGTCAAGGCGGTGCTCTTTGACTTCCACGGCACCCTGGCGCAGGTGGAGGAGCCCCGGCAGTGGGTGCTGTCGGCCGCGGCGGCGTGCGGGGTCACCCTGGATCGGGTCCGGGCCACCTCGCTGGCCGACCGGCTGTTGACCGCCGGGCGGGCGGGCGGCCCACTGCCGGCCCGGGTGCCGCCACGGCTGGCCGAGCTGTGGTCCGACCGGGATCTCTACGAGCACGCCCACCGGGGCGCGTACACGGGGCTGGCCGAGACCGTCGACGCGGGCATCGAGGGGTTCGCCGACGCCCTGTACGAGCGACTGCTGATCGCCGAGGGCTGGGTGCCGTACCCGGACACCGCCCCCACCCTGAGCGCGCTGCGCGACGCTGGCGTGCGGGTGGGGGTGGTCAGCAACATCGGCTTCGACCTGCGGCCGCACTTCGACGCCTGGGGCTTGACCGGGCTGGTGGACGCGTTCGTGCTCTCGTACGAGGTGGGGCGGTGCAAGCCCGATCCGGCGATCTTCCTGCGCGCCTGCGGGATGCTCGGCGTCGACCCGGAGCAGACGCTGATGGTCGGTGACTCGCCGGCGGACGCGGGCGCGGTGGCCGCCGGCTGCGCGGTGCTGGTGCTGCCGGCCGCCGACCCCGGCCGGGAGAACGGGCTGGGCGCCGTGCTGGACCTGGCCCTGACGGCCTGAGCGCGCCTGATCGGCCCGGGCTCGCCGGGTCATCACACCAGGCGGTGCGGTCAGCCGGCGACGACCTCGTGGGCGAGTGCGACCAGGTCGGCGACGCCCGGGTGTCGGGGCGGGTGCCGCCAGGCCAGCAGCACGGTGATGTCGGGAGCGTCGGTGAGTGGCCGGTACGCCACCGCCGGGGTGGGATACATCGCGGCGGTCGCGGAGGTGGTGACCCCGACCGCCCGACCGGCGCTGATCGCGGCGAGCCAGTCGTCGGTGTTCACCACCGGCACCACGGTCGCCGGCGCGGCGCCCGCCGGCCAGAGGTCGAGCGTGGTGGTGCCGGTGGCGGTGTTCACCGCGAGGGGCTGGTCGACCAGGTCGGCCAGGGTGAGCACGGCCCGCTCGGCCAACGGGCTGTCCGCCGGCACGGTGGCCAGCCGGGGCTCGGTGAGCAGCCGCACGGTGCGTACGTCGGGCAGATCGACCGGCTGGCGCAGCACCGCGACGTCCACGGCGCCCCGGGCCAGCCCTGCGCTGCGGTCGTCGATGCGGAGCAACTCCAGCGGCGTGTCGGGGTGGGCGCGCCGCCACCGGCGCAGCAGGGTGACGGTGTGCCCGCCCAGCGCCGACCAGGCGTGCCCGAGCCGCAGCGGGCGCCCGGCGGCGTACCCCGGGTCCAGCACGTCGTCGACGGCCGCGACCGCGGCGGCGGCCCGGTCACGCAGCGACCGGCCGGCCGGGGTCAGGTGCAGATGGTGGGTGGACCGGTCGACCAACCGGATCCCCAGATGGTCCTCCAGCTGGCGGAGCGTGCGCGACAGCGCGGGCTGGGTGACCCGGAGTCGCCCGGCGGCGCGGGTGATGCTGCCCTCCTCGGCGATGGCCAGGAAGGCACGCAGGTGCCGCAGCTCCACGGTCATAACTGGGGAGCATAACCGCAGTGGAACCGGCATTTCCCTCCCCCGCGCCGCGTCCCCTAGCGTCGCCACCGTGACCGACACCCTGCTGCCCGACCGGCCGACACCCGCTCCCGCGCCGACCGGCCGAGCCGGTGGCGTCGGCGCGGTGGGCATGGTGCTCGGTGGGGCGCTGTCGGTGCAGTTCGGCTCCGCCGTGGCCGCCCTGCTCTTCCCGCGTAGCGGGGTGGCCGGCGCGGTGACCCTGCGACTGACGATCTCGGCCGTGCTGCTGCTCATCGTCTGCCGGCCCCGACTGCGCGGCCACGACCGGGCGGCCTGGGCCGCGGCGGGCGCGTTCGGGCTGGCACTGGCCGGCATGAACTCGCTGTTCTACCAGGCCATCGAGCGGATCCCGCTGGGCCCGGCGGTGACCCTGGAGGTGCTCGGCCCACTGGCGCTGTCGGTGTTCACCGCCCGCCGGCTGGCCAGCTGGTGCTGGGCGGGGCTGGCGCTGGCCGGGGTGGCGCTGCTCGGGCAGGGCGGCTTCGACCGGCTGAACCCGGCCGGGGTGGCCTTCGCGTTCGGCGCGGGCGCCATGTGGGCCGCGTACATCGTGCTCAGCGCCCGGGTCGGCAGCCGGTTCCCGGGCGCGGACGGGCTGGCCCTGGCGCTGACCCTCGCCGCGCTCGTCACCCTGCCCCTCGGGATCATCGACGGCGGCGCCGCGCTGCTCGACCCGGCCGTGCTGGCGCTCGGCACGGCCCTCGCGGTGCTCGCCTCCGGGCTGCCGTACACGCTGGAGCTGCTGGCGCTGCGCCGGATGCCCACGGCCACGTTCGCGGTGCTGATGAGCCTCGGCCCGGCCATCGCCACGCTGGCCGGTTGGCTGGTGCTGCGGCAGGCGTTGACCCTGCTGGAGTGCGCCGCCATCGTGCTGGTCATCGCGGCCAGCATCGGCGCGGTACGGGTCAGCGCAGCAGCCGCAGGGCGCCCGGCACGGCAGTGATCGTCACCGGCAGGTCCAGCGAGCGCTCGCCGTCGGCGTAGGTGGTGATGCCCTCGGCGGTCAGCTCCACCGTCCGTGCCCGGTACGTGCGGACCAGGGGGTGGCTGACGTGGGTGCCCTGGTAGATGCGCGGCTTGACCCGGATCAGGGTGCGCCGGTTGATCCGGCCACCCACCACCACGTCGAGCAGCCCGTCGGTCGGGTCGGCGTCGGGGCAGATCCGCATCCCCCCGCCGTAGGTCGGGCAGTTGCCCACCGCCACCAGCACCGCGTCCAACTCGTGCTGCTCCCCGTCCAGGCGCAGCGTGTACCGGCGGGGCCGCAACCGTGCCAGCTCGACGAGGATCGCCAGGTCATACCGGCGAGGGCCACGCGGCCAGCGCATCCGATTGGCCCGCTCGTTGACGATCGCGTCGAATCCGGCCGCGAGGACCGCCCCGTACCAGCGCTGGACGCCGTCAGCGCCGGTCATCGAGGCGAGGTCGACGAGGTGGCTCCGGCCGGCACGCAGCGCCTCGGCGATCACCGTCACCGCCGCCAGCGGATCGGCCGGGAAGCCGGTGTCGAGGGCGAAGTCGTTACCGGTACCGGCCGGCACCGCGCCGAACGGCACATCGGTGCCGGCGACAGCCTGCAGCGCCCGGTGCACGGTCCCGTCCCCGCCGACCGCGACCAGCGCACCGGCGCCGTCGGCTACCGCGGCGTGGCAGGCCGCCTCCGCCTCGCCGGGACTGGACGCCGACAGCAGCCGGACCGGTCGGTCGGCGGCGGACAGCCCGTCGAGCAGCCGGGGCAGCAGGGCGCGGTGCCGTCCCCTTCCGGCCGTCGGGTTGATGAGCACGGCGACGGGACCCCCGGTGTGCGGGCCGGGCGGGTGATCGTCTGCGGTCACGGGCAGCACCGTAACCGGTCGGATGCCCGCCGGTCACCGGGGGCGGCGACGTCACCATCGGTGCCGGCGTCCGCGCGCACGGTGCAGCGGGGGTGGCGGTCTCGTCGCCGGCACATGCGGCGACGCCGCCCCCGGCAAGCGGGGACGGCGTCGGCGGACCGGGCGGCGCGGGGTCGTCAGGTCATGTCGTCGTAGCGACGTTCGATCGGGGCCGGTGGGGCGATCGGATCGGCTGCGCCGACCGGCGTGGCCATGTCGATCCGCTGCCCGGCCTCGACCGGCTCGGCGTCGTGCTCCAGCGGCGACACCTCGTCGTCGTCGAGGCCGGCGTAGACCTCCTTGCCGCGCCCTCGCCGGCGATCGTTGAGGAACGCGACCCCGACCGCGGCGAAGTAGAGCGCGGAGAGGCAGAGCGCCAGGGCGGTCATCCCGAACGGGTCCGGGGTGGGGGTCACCACGGCGGAGAAGGCGAAGAACACGAAGATCGCCACCCGCCACCAACCGAGCAGCTTCTTCCCGCTGGCCAGGCCCACGAAGTTGAGCATCAGCACGATCAGCGGGAACTCGAACGCCACCCCGAACAACAAGATCAAGTTGGTGACGAACGATATGTACCGGGTGACTTCCAGGTTGGTCGAGATGTCATCGCCGGACACATTCAGCAGGAACTCGAGGCCCTTGGTGGTGACGAAGAAGGCCAGCACCGCACCGGCGGCGAAGAGCGGCGCCGCCAGGGCCGTGAAGATGTAGGCGTAGCGCCGCTCGTTGCGGTGCAGCCCGGGCGCGATGAACGCCCAGAGCTGGTAGAGCCAGATGGGCGCCGCGATGATCAGGCCCACCCACAGGCCGATCTTCAGGTTCAACAGGAAGACGTCCGCAACGCCGAGCTGGACGAACTTGCACTTCCCGCTGATCGGGTCCATCGACGCCGGCAGGTCGCAGTACGGCTTCGACAGCAGCACCCGGACCGGCGTCGCCAGCCAGATGCCGATGCCGAAGCCGATCAGGATCGCCAGCGAGGCACGGAACAGGCGGTTGCGCAGCTCGCGGACGTGCTCGATGAGCGTCATCGAGCCGTCGGCGGCCCGTTCGAAACTGCTCGGGCCGCGCTTACGCAGTGCGAAGGCCACGGTGCTCGGGCCTCTCGATCAGTTGTCGCGGACGCGGTGCACCGGGTCGACGACCGGCTGCTGCTGCGGCGGGGCCTGGTACGGCGCCTGCTGCGGCTGCCCGGCGTGCGGCGGCAGCGGCTGGTAGCCGGCCTGCGCGTCGGCCTTCTCGGCGAGGTCGCGGTCGTCATCCTGCAGGCTCTTGGTCTCGGCCTTGATGATCCGCAGCGAACGGCCCAGCGAGCGCGCAGCGTCGGGGAGCCGCTTCGCACCGAAGAGCAGGATCAGCACAACCACGAGAACCGCGATGTGCCACGGCTTGAGGGC
The nucleotide sequence above comes from Micromonospora sp. NBC_00389. Encoded proteins:
- a CDS encoding DEAD/DEAH box helicase, which codes for MSSPAERYVAARRRAAQASEFPALDEFALDLGFDLDDFQREACQSLERGSGVLVCAPTGAGKTVVGEFAVHLALRGRPGDPAASDDPATPPVRRKCFYTTPIKALSNQKYHDLVARYGAAQVGLLTGDNAINGDAPVVVMTTEVLRNMLYAGSSTLQGLAYVVMDEVHYLADRFRGGVWEEVIIHLPASVTLVSLSATVSNAEEFADWLVTVRGETAVVVSEHRPVPLWQHMLVGKRMFDLFHDADAARKHDVHPELLRYTRDTVRRLELGEGRSAGPGAGRRGPRWRGPMRPDIVDRLDREGLLPAILFIFSRAGCAAAVQQCLAAGLRLTSPEERAEIRRVVESRVTAIPGEDLSVLGYWEWLDGLERGLAAHHAGMLPVFKEIVEELFVRGLVKAVFATETLALGINMPARCVVLERLVKYNGEAHVDLTPGEYTQLTGRAGRRGIDVEGHAVVVWSPETDPRHVAGLASTRTYPLRSSFRPSYNMAVNLVGTVGAEPARALLESSFAQFQADRSVVGLARQVQRNTETIEAYGAEAACHHGEFDEYFALRVAIADREKAIARQGQSQRKAAAVASLERLRIGDVIRVPSGRRAGLAVVLDPATGGFGEPRPLVLTQDRWAGRVSPGDFTTPAEVLARIRVPKHFNHRSPGARRDLAAEVSGTGLDRHGGRRGGRSRQVTGEDHRLTQLRTELRNHPCHACPEREEHARWAERRRRLERDTEELRERVSGRTGSLARTFDRIVALLTERGYLARDGAVTDAGRMLGRIWTEADLLVAECLRRGVWDGLTPAELAAAVSVVVFEARRDVDERASLPRGPVADAVDETLKLWGEIEADEAARGLTATREPDLGFAWPVFRWARGEALAKVLGSGHEIDGEMPAGDFVRWARQVVDLLGQLADSGGASPELRSTARQAISAINRGVLAYHTSA
- a CDS encoding HAD family hydrolase, with protein sequence MPDHAEPPLTRPPGSAEDAAAPRASRRPVKAVLFDFHGTLAQVEEPRQWVLSAAAACGVTLDRVRATSLADRLLTAGRAGGPLPARVPPRLAELWSDRDLYEHAHRGAYTGLAETVDAGIEGFADALYERLLIAEGWVPYPDTAPTLSALRDAGVRVGVVSNIGFDLRPHFDAWGLTGLVDAFVLSYEVGRCKPDPAIFLRACGMLGVDPEQTLMVGDSPADAGAVAAGCAVLVLPAADPGRENGLGAVLDLALTA
- a CDS encoding LysR family transcriptional regulator; this translates as MTVELRHLRAFLAIAEEGSITRAAGRLRVTQPALSRTLRQLEDHLGIRLVDRSTHHLHLTPAGRSLRDRAAAAVAAVDDVLDPGYAAGRPLRLGHAWSALGGHTVTLLRRWRRAHPDTPLELLRIDDRSAGLARGAVDVAVLRQPVDLPDVRTVRLLTEPRLATVPADSPLAERAVLTLADLVDQPLAVNTATGTTTLDLWPAGAAPATVVPVVNTDDWLAAISAGRAVGVTTSATAAMYPTPAVAYRPLTDAPDITVLLAWRHPPRHPGVADLVALAHEVVAG
- a CDS encoding EamA family transporter — protein: MTDTLLPDRPTPAPAPTGRAGGVGAVGMVLGGALSVQFGSAVAALLFPRSGVAGAVTLRLTISAVLLLIVCRPRLRGHDRAAWAAAGAFGLALAGMNSLFYQAIERIPLGPAVTLEVLGPLALSVFTARRLASWCWAGLALAGVALLGQGGFDRLNPAGVAFAFGAGAMWAAYIVLSARVGSRFPGADGLALALTLAALVTLPLGIIDGGAALLDPAVLALGTALAVLASGLPYTLELLALRRMPTATFAVLMSLGPAIATLAGWLVLRQALTLLECAAIVLVIAASIGAVRVSAAAAGRPARQ
- a CDS encoding diacylglycerol kinase encodes the protein MLPVTADDHPPGPHTGGPVAVLINPTAGRGRHRALLPRLLDGLSAADRPVRLLSASSPGEAEAACHAAVADGAGALVAVGGDGTVHRALQAVAGTDVPFGAVPAGTGNDFALDTGFPADPLAAVTVIAEALRAGRSHLVDLASMTGADGVQRWYGAVLAAGFDAIVNERANRMRWPRGPRRYDLAILVELARLRPRRYTLRLDGEQHELDAVLVAVGNCPTYGGGMRICPDADPTDGLLDVVVGGRINRRTLIRVKPRIYQGTHVSHPLVRTYRARTVELTAEGITTYADGERSLDLPVTITAVPGALRLLR
- the tatC gene encoding twin-arginine translocase subunit TatC gives rise to the protein MAFALRKRGPSSFERAADGSMTLIEHVRELRNRLFRASLAILIGFGIGIWLATPVRVLLSKPYCDLPASMDPISGKCKFVQLGVADVFLLNLKIGLWVGLIIAAPIWLYQLWAFIAPGLHRNERRYAYIFTALAAPLFAAGAVLAFFVTTKGLEFLLNVSGDDISTNLEVTRYISFVTNLILLFGVAFEFPLIVLMLNFVGLASGKKLLGWWRVAIFVFFAFSAVVTPTPDPFGMTALALCLSALYFAAVGVAFLNDRRRGRGKEVYAGLDDDEVSPLEHDAEPVEAGQRIDMATPVGAADPIAPPAPIERRYDDMT